The following coding sequences lie in one Oncorhynchus kisutch isolate 150728-3 linkage group LG3, Okis_V2, whole genome shotgun sequence genomic window:
- the LOC109888414 gene encoding protein TSSC4 produces MCEQEDHGDGGRNKLSNSDAIKLTDNFSLSDSDPEERNESIDPEVEDLSSSDDDEHQNSCPGPGPKKPAFSLTGGSSSFSNRSRSIFDCLESAAKLSSSHLGQDNVIDGVFARPPPPPLLPSGKKYGEKVGELVSKPPQKRGVPDYLVNPERWTRYDLEDVPETSDSKNSMVAQQYIQSLQQKEKESTMEDDPEEPFTPTFNQGQSSSSEHKIVFSRPSRPQKDESAEVNKPDRTKAGMGLCHLDDEEEEGIGQAIAPQRPKESERKRKWTPVGDAEGVLIDRKDQPSIGFVISRNIKRKNFRKVSEKEED; encoded by the coding sequence ATGTGTGAGCAAGAGGACCACGGAGACGGTGGCCGTAACAAGCTGTCCAACAGTGACGCAATCAAGCTGACAGATAACTTCTCTCTGAGTGACTCCGACCCTGAAGAGCGTAATGAGTCCATAGACCCAGAGGTGGAAGACTTGTCCTCATCTGATGATGACGAGCACCAGAACTCTTGCCCTGGTCCCGGTCCCAAGAAACCTGCATTCAGTCTAACAGGTGGCAGCTCAAGCTTCTCCAACCGCAGCCGAAGCATCTTTGATTGCCTGGAGAGTGCCGCTAAGCTGTCCTCGTCCCATCTGGGCCAGGACAATGTCATTGATGGGGTCTTTGCAcgtccccctccacccccactgcTGCCGAGTGGAAAGAAGTATGGGGAGAAGGTGGGGGAATTGGTCAGCAAGCCTCCTCAGAAGAGAGGAGTGCCAGATTACCTGGTGAATCCTGAGCGCTGGACGCGCTACGACCTGGAGGATGTGCCAGAGACCAGTGACAGCAAGAATAGCATGGTGGCTCAGCAGTACATACAAAGCCTGCagcagaaggagaaggagagcacGATGGAAGATGATCCTGAAGAGCCTTTTACACCTACTTTCAACCAAGGCCAGAGTAGTAGCTCAGAGCATAAGATTGTGTTTTCCAGACCTAGCCGGCCACAGAAAGATGAATCTGCAGAAGTTAACAAGCCTGATCGAACTAAGGCAGGGATGGGTCTCTGTCACTTAgatgatgaagaagaggagggtaTAGGCCAAGCAATCGCCCCCCAACGCCCAAAGGAGAGTGAGCGGAAGAGGAAGTGGACACCGGTGGGGGACGCAGAGGGCGTGCTGATTGATAGGAAGGATCAGCCGTCTATTGGCTTCGTCATTAGTAGGAACATCAAAAGGAAGAACTTCCGCAAGGTGTCAGAGAAAGAGGAGGACTGA